One window of the Chryseotalea sp. WA131a genome contains the following:
- a CDS encoding winged helix-turn-helix transcriptional regulator, whose product MNVNSFNKALKSPTVKFFTAMVIAFSGILFLVTLITFSSEDEVLSKRVIIAVRAIGHDLLLQAGDSSSLVRPVIEKSNGVFLLEFENEFAFQPDTLVEIVQRSLVKTELSHYTVTVQECYRPDVVVYGFEINPPTNNIIACRGRSQPKACYTIEIVFADFPSPTVLHSKTAMMISGVLSVLAFVLVGKSFRSKESGPHVAQHASTQHESNPVHKKIGRFVFDSLHQRLRIGEETISLTDKESSILTLLNRNIEQLTLREELIQHVWTDEGVITGRSLDMFISKLRKKLSADPDLRITNIHGKGYRLEILNDSFIIMN is encoded by the coding sequence ATGAATGTAAATTCTTTCAATAAGGCACTTAAAAGCCCAACTGTTAAATTTTTCACTGCAATGGTGATTGCTTTTTCCGGTATCTTATTTTTGGTCACTCTCATTACGTTCAGTTCAGAAGATGAAGTACTTTCAAAACGCGTGATTATAGCGGTGCGAGCCATTGGGCATGATTTGCTTCTTCAAGCCGGTGACTCTAGTTCGTTGGTTCGTCCTGTCATTGAAAAATCAAACGGTGTGTTTTTGCTTGAATTTGAAAATGAGTTTGCATTTCAGCCTGACACCTTAGTTGAGATCGTTCAGCGGTCTCTCGTCAAAACGGAGTTATCCCACTATACCGTTACGGTTCAGGAATGTTACAGACCTGATGTTGTTGTGTATGGTTTTGAAATCAATCCTCCGACCAACAACATTATAGCATGTCGCGGCAGGAGTCAACCGAAAGCGTGTTACACGATTGAAATTGTTTTTGCTGATTTCCCTTCCCCTACTGTTCTACATTCAAAAACTGCCATGATGATTAGTGGTGTACTATCAGTGTTAGCTTTTGTATTAGTAGGCAAGAGCTTTAGGTCTAAAGAATCAGGGCCACACGTGGCGCAGCATGCTTCAACTCAACATGAAAGCAACCCGGTACATAAAAAAATAGGAAGATTTGTGTTTGACAGCCTCCATCAGCGTTTGAGAATAGGTGAAGAAACCATTTCATTGACCGATAAAGAATCTAGCATATTGACGTTGCTCAATAGAAATATCGAACAACTAACGCTGCGTGAAGAACTGATTCAGCATGTATGGACCGATGAAGGTGTTATTACAGGGCGCAGCCTTGATATGTTCATCTCCAAGCTTAGAAAAAAGTTAAGCGCTGACCCTGATCTTCGGATAACCAATATACATGGCAAAGGCTACAGGCTTGAGATATTAAATGACTCTTTTATAATAATGAATTAA
- a CDS encoding exo-alpha-sialidase, with amino-acid sequence MKHLKKSPARPVGKYILLLVLLTVIIGSWTFADGFSIWNFLGKVQHADQTQEISQDSAYIGAGEEQRVKSITNIILQSNDGGQTWQDISRGLPEQPEDFFAGDSELYVRLKDGMYRSKSNLKTPVWEKENALDPRCTSIAFNRSGVMAFTNEGEIFQKTPSGIWLPIYTNFKNHLIQSIFETSDGTLFIGSDNGHYKSADRGETWKKVHDGVMGMVESGGVLLATYSKGIMRSRDNGEPGIMRSADYGEHWESVISEGGVGISVERIDGGFAAISYSYNSKSRRIRISRDSGKTWNAIDGGLQPSMNISSIKQIGKYLVCGHPDGIFRSSDMGKTWNLVHPSVDNAFKLSEITQNLVPFRDNRKVFKIYVSGNVLYAVARNSGC; translated from the coding sequence ATGAAGCATTTGAAAAAATCTCCTGCCAGACCGGTGGGCAAGTACATCCTACTGTTGGTGCTACTAACGGTAATCATTGGCTCATGGACATTTGCCGATGGTTTTTCCATCTGGAACTTCTTGGGTAAAGTGCAACATGCTGATCAGACCCAAGAAATAAGTCAAGACAGTGCGTACATAGGGGCTGGAGAAGAACAGAGAGTAAAGTCCATTACGAACATCATTTTACAATCAAATGATGGTGGACAGACATGGCAAGACATCAGTCGGGGTTTACCTGAACAGCCCGAAGATTTTTTTGCAGGAGACTCAGAACTCTATGTGCGTTTAAAAGATGGAATGTATCGCAGTAAGAGTAATCTTAAAACGCCTGTTTGGGAAAAAGAGAATGCTCTCGATCCACGATGTACTTCTATAGCCTTCAATCGTTCGGGCGTAATGGCGTTCACTAATGAAGGAGAAATTTTTCAAAAAACACCTTCCGGCATCTGGTTGCCTATCTATACAAATTTCAAAAACCATTTGATACAATCTATCTTTGAAACATCGGATGGAACATTATTCATCGGTAGCGATAACGGACATTACAAATCTGCCGACAGGGGGGAAACCTGGAAAAAAGTACATGATGGGGTTATGGGTATGGTGGAGTCAGGCGGTGTTCTTCTCGCGACCTATTCAAAAGGTATCATGCGTTCGAGGGACAATGGTGAACCAGGTATCATGCGTTCGGCAGACTATGGCGAACATTGGGAATCCGTAATCAGCGAGGGGGGAGTGGGTATCTCGGTTGAACGTATCGATGGAGGATTTGCTGCGATATCCTATAGCTACAATAGCAAATCCAGAAGGATTCGCATTTCAAGGGATAGTGGAAAAACCTGGAATGCCATTGATGGAGGACTCCAGCCTTCGATGAACATTTCATCCATCAAGCAAATAGGTAAGTATTTAGTATGTGGCCATCCAGATGGAATATTTCGATCATCTGACATGGGTAAAACATGGAATCTTGTTCATCCAAGTGTTGACAACGCATTTAAGTTATCTGAAATAACCCAGAATCTTGTTCCCTTCAGAGATAATAGAAAAGTATTTAAGATTTATGTTTCCGGAAATGTGTTGTATGCTGTGGCGCGAAATTCTGGATGTTGA
- a CDS encoding GNAT family N-acetyltransferase, which yields MIQIRLANYDDISDVREVAIQSYEATFAAFNTRENMDAFYSESYALKVMQREFYEPHSYLFVATEGDSILGFVRLRKNDEANDKLGDNTLELQRLYIHPQHQGRNIGKQLMEAALQQASELKVEYIWLGVWERNFKAQKFYSHWGFERFGEHVFQMGDDPQIDWLLKRKL from the coding sequence ATGATTCAAATTCGACTTGCCAATTATGATGATATTTCCGATGTTCGAGAAGTAGCCATTCAGTCGTACGAGGCTACGTTTGCAGCATTCAACACCCGCGAAAACATGGATGCTTTTTACAGTGAGTCGTATGCGCTCAAGGTAATGCAACGTGAATTTTACGAACCCCATTCTTATTTGTTTGTTGCCACCGAAGGAGATTCAATTCTTGGATTTGTTCGTCTTCGCAAAAACGATGAAGCTAACGATAAATTGGGCGATAATACCCTTGAACTTCAGCGGCTCTACATTCATCCTCAACACCAGGGACGAAACATTGGCAAGCAATTAATGGAGGCAGCGCTGCAACAAGCCAGCGAATTGAAGGTTGAATACATTTGGCTAGGGGTGTGGGAAAGAAACTTTAAGGCTCAAAAGTTTTATTCTCATTGGGGATTCGAACGGTTTGGCGAGCATGTGTTCCAAATGGGGGATGATCCGCAGATTGATTGGCTGCTGAAACGAAAGTTGTGA